A genomic segment from bacterium (Candidatus Blackallbacteria) CG13_big_fil_rev_8_21_14_2_50_49_14 encodes:
- the allB gene encoding allantoinase AllB, producing MTALSLYSERVILPTGEQAATLHIADGKISGIELGTCTPTAENLGSAVMMPGLVDPHVHVNEPGRTEWEGFWTATRAAAAGGVTTLVDMPLNSDPVTTSVEAFALKRQVAQNQAWIDIGFWGGVVPNNQNELVAMINDGVLGFKCFLIHSGIDDFPQAQTQDLKIAMPILKQAGVPLLVHAELEGKAPVHAESQAQSYQAFLQSRPRDWEDRAIQHMVKLCRETGCPTHIVHLSSASALPDIRAAKAEGLPFSVETCPHYLYFAAETIPDGHPEYKCMPPIREQNNQEALWQALKEGLLDCIVTDHSPCIPGLKCFEAGDVLHAWGGIASLQLGLPSVWTRAQERGFSLEELAKLMSTAPADFIGQPQKGRIALGADADLVIWDPNARFKLSPEQIFFKHPVSPYLRQELRGVVKRTYLRGQLVFSEGQHAEKPQGAFLLGRK from the coding sequence ATGACGGCATTGAGTCTCTACAGCGAGCGCGTGATTTTGCCCACAGGCGAACAGGCAGCCACCCTGCATATCGCAGACGGAAAAATTTCAGGCATTGAATTGGGTACCTGCACCCCAACAGCAGAAAACCTGGGCTCGGCTGTGATGATGCCTGGGCTGGTAGACCCGCATGTCCATGTCAATGAACCTGGTCGCACTGAATGGGAAGGATTTTGGACAGCCACCCGTGCAGCAGCCGCTGGGGGAGTCACCACCTTGGTCGATATGCCTTTGAATTCAGACCCAGTAACCACCAGCGTTGAGGCTTTTGCGCTCAAGCGCCAGGTAGCCCAAAACCAGGCCTGGATCGATATCGGTTTTTGGGGAGGGGTCGTTCCCAACAATCAAAATGAATTGGTGGCCATGATTAACGACGGCGTCCTGGGTTTTAAATGTTTTCTGATCCATTCAGGGATCGATGACTTCCCCCAAGCACAAACTCAAGATTTAAAAATTGCCATGCCGATCCTCAAACAGGCCGGGGTTCCTCTGCTGGTACATGCTGAATTGGAAGGAAAGGCACCTGTTCATGCTGAAAGCCAGGCACAAAGCTACCAAGCCTTTCTTCAGTCTCGCCCACGCGACTGGGAAGATCGCGCAATCCAACACATGGTTAAACTGTGTCGCGAGACCGGCTGCCCAACCCATATCGTGCATCTTTCGTCGGCCTCTGCACTCCCGGATATTCGTGCAGCCAAAGCAGAAGGCCTGCCCTTCAGTGTAGAAACCTGCCCGCATTATCTTTACTTTGCCGCAGAAACCATTCCAGATGGGCATCCTGAATACAAATGCATGCCCCCCATTCGAGAACAAAACAACCAGGAAGCCCTTTGGCAGGCCCTCAAAGAGGGGCTTCTCGATTGCATTGTGACCGATCACTCTCCCTGCATCCCAGGTTTAAAATGTTTCGAAGCGGGAGATGTTCTGCATGCCTGGGGCGGCATTGCCTCTTTGCAATTGGGATTGCCCAGTGTCTGGACACGTGCCCAAGAGCGCGGTTTCAGCCTTGAAGAATTGGCAAAGCTGATGTCAACTGCCCCTGCTGATTTTATCGGTCAACCCCAAAAAGGACGCATCGCTCTTGGAGCAGATGCCGATCTTGTCATCTGGGACCCAAATGCCCGATTCAAATTAAGCCCTGAACAGATTTTCTTTAAACACCCTGTTTCACCCTATCTACGTCAAGAACTGAGGGGGGTCGTAAAACGCACCTATTTACGAGGACAATTGGTTTTTTCTGAGGGGCAGCATGCCGAAAAACCCCAGGGAGCATTTTTATTGGGACGCAAGTAA